In Hallerella succinigenes, the following are encoded in one genomic region:
- a CDS encoding glycoside hydrolase family 57 protein, which produces MNTACNGQLYLLLHAHLPFVRNPRYDRFLEENWLFEALTESYLPLVQSLSHLAEKGVPGTLNLSISPTLIAMLSDKLLCERYSRHLEKLQELAHKELRRLEKDPERLQIAKFYAARIMELSELWENRLQRDILSEFAALERRGKLSLLTCIGTHPFLPAYQAEPESIRLQIRLTIEAFKRAFGRAPKGVWLPECGFFDGLDEYLAEQGLQYFFMETHGVLLADPAPKYGVFAPIKTPSGLLVLGREQASSVEVWSRQRGYPGHPDYREFYKDISKELDREYLGEYFFAGNSPIDSGFKYCRITGGEQKAIYHPWQAMNLAREHARLFVANREALMAELGSQMESHRPCVLCPYDAELFGHWWFEGPQFIEAVFERAASSEILQLASVNEMQMDPEDTVAHNPIFSSWGENGFASVWVNPQVEYIYPKFFKMFSLFQAAQKVPSQTALQKRILAQMERELVLYQASDWAFMIHNNSAEGYARERLANHERDFMKLSAMFNGEFEDEALLSEIESRDNIFPWIGLKN; this is translated from the coding sequence TTGAATACTGCTTGCAATGGTCAGCTTTATCTGTTGCTACACGCGCATTTACCGTTCGTGCGCAATCCGAGATATGACCGTTTTTTGGAAGAAAACTGGCTTTTTGAAGCGTTGACCGAATCGTATCTGCCGCTTGTGCAGTCCCTTTCGCATTTAGCGGAAAAGGGTGTTCCAGGGACGCTCAACTTGAGCATCTCTCCGACGCTGATTGCGATGCTTTCGGACAAGCTTCTTTGCGAACGTTATTCTCGCCACTTGGAAAAGCTGCAGGAACTCGCTCACAAGGAATTGCGCCGTTTGGAAAAGGATCCGGAGCGTTTGCAGATTGCAAAGTTCTATGCGGCTCGTATCATGGAACTTTCCGAACTTTGGGAAAATCGCTTGCAGCGCGATATTCTTTCGGAATTCGCAGCTCTCGAACGCCGTGGAAAGCTTTCTCTTTTGACGTGTATCGGAACGCATCCGTTCCTTCCTGCTTACCAGGCGGAACCGGAAAGCATCCGTTTGCAGATTCGCTTGACGATCGAAGCTTTTAAACGTGCCTTTGGCCGCGCCCCGAAGGGTGTTTGGCTTCCGGAATGCGGATTCTTTGATGGACTCGACGAATATCTGGCGGAACAGGGCTTGCAGTATTTCTTCATGGAAACCCATGGCGTGCTGCTTGCCGATCCGGCCCCGAAGTACGGTGTGTTCGCTCCGATCAAGACTCCGTCCGGACTTCTCGTTCTGGGACGTGAGCAGGCTAGTTCGGTGGAAGTCTGGAGTCGTCAGCGTGGCTATCCGGGTCATCCGGATTACCGCGAATTCTACAAAGATATTTCGAAGGAACTCGACCGCGAGTATCTCGGTGAATATTTCTTTGCCGGAAACTCTCCGATCGATTCCGGATTCAAGTACTGCCGCATTACCGGTGGGGAACAGAAGGCTATCTACCATCCTTGGCAGGCGATGAACCTGGCCCGCGAGCACGCCCGACTTTTCGTGGCAAACCGTGAAGCCTTGATGGCGGAACTCGGTTCGCAGATGGAATCCCACCGTCCCTGCGTTCTTTGCCCGTATGATGCAGAACTCTTTGGCCACTGGTGGTTTGAAGGCCCGCAGTTTATTGAAGCTGTCTTTGAACGTGCCGCCTCTTCCGAAATTTTGCAGCTCGCTTCGGTGAACGAAATGCAGATGGATCCGGAAGATACGGTGGCTCACAATCCGATTTTCTCCTCATGGGGAGAAAATGGCTTTGCTTCGGTCTGGGTCAATCCTCAGGTCGAATACATCTATCCGAAATTCTTCAAGATGTTCTCGCTCTTTCAGGCGGCCCAAAAGGTGCCTTCGCAGACGGCTCTTCAAAAGAGAATTCTCGCACAGATGGAACGCGAACTTGTGCTGTACCAGGCTTCGGACTGGGCGTTCATGATTCACAACAATTCCGCGGAAGGCTATGCCCGCGAACGCTTGGCAAATCACGAACGCGACTTCATGAAGCTTTCGGCGATGTTCAACGGGGAATTCGAAGATGAAGCTCTGCTTTCGGAAATTGAATCCCGCGACAACATCTTCCCGTGGATTGGACTGAAAAACTAA
- a CDS encoding DUF4912 domain-containing protein — translation MSTTKKATVKSSLTTAVKKTVKDVVKKEKAKVQELKAISQKAETKVAELKTASRKAKASVKSKVEEIKRTVTQKTAASKTAKSATAKATTAKTVATKVAPAKTAVTKKPATKDSTPKNAATNTVKNVVKPAVKKATKAVANAATKVAEKIENIQKIPSEFSPEYLVLMQRDPNFLHAFWDVKEERLKGALQGNGTLVLRLYDVSKDLTVRKNKRHKFQDIEVPADAKSWYVQNRVATSFSASLGTKTPEGKFEPIVEAPAMQVFSYENVKKSVSNSESVFFKASLGGAGIGGFGSSGLSSQSVATWLEHLASSSESFFSGSLSSESSLLSSGSVLQPTPGSVNYGKDFFLWVKTRLIVYGGTRPDAHLQVRGEPFPLNPDGTFSFEQDLPDSTQIIPVFATDKDGDFPTTIVPVVVKRTE, via the coding sequence ATGAGCACGACAAAGAAGGCTACAGTAAAGTCTAGTCTCACTACCGCGGTCAAGAAGACTGTGAAAGATGTAGTGAAAAAGGAAAAGGCGAAGGTTCAGGAGCTGAAGGCGATTTCGCAGAAGGCGGAAACCAAGGTCGCCGAACTCAAGACAGCGTCGCGCAAGGCTAAGGCTTCTGTGAAGTCCAAGGTCGAAGAAATCAAGCGGACTGTGACGCAGAAAACCGCTGCAAGCAAGACCGCAAAGTCTGCAACGGCAAAGGCGACTACAGCCAAGACTGTTGCGACAAAGGTGGCTCCGGCTAAGACCGCTGTAACGAAAAAGCCCGCTACGAAGGACTCTACTCCAAAAAACGCTGCTACGAATACTGTCAAAAACGTGGTGAAGCCGGCTGTGAAAAAGGCTACGAAGGCTGTCGCAAATGCGGCTACCAAGGTGGCCGAAAAGATTGAAAACATCCAGAAGATTCCGTCGGAATTCTCTCCGGAATACCTCGTCTTGATGCAGCGCGATCCGAACTTCCTCCACGCATTCTGGGATGTGAAGGAAGAACGTTTAAAGGGCGCTCTTCAGGGTAACGGAACTCTCGTTCTCCGCTTGTATGACGTTTCCAAGGACTTGACCGTTCGCAAGAACAAGAGGCACAAGTTTCAGGATATTGAAGTCCCTGCCGATGCCAAGAGCTGGTATGTTCAGAATCGGGTTGCAACTTCTTTCAGCGCATCTCTCGGCACCAAGACTCCGGAAGGCAAGTTTGAACCGATCGTCGAAGCTCCGGCGATGCAGGTTTTCAGTTATGAAAATGTCAAGAAGTCCGTTTCAAATTCCGAAAGCGTCTTCTTTAAGGCTTCCCTCGGTGGAGCCGGTATCGGCGGATTCGGAAGTTCGGGCCTTTCCAGCCAGTCGGTGGCGACTTGGCTCGAACATCTCGCCAGTTCTTCGGAATCCTTTTTCTCGGGCTCCCTTTCGAGCGAATCCAGTCTGCTTTCGAGCGGCTCGGTTCTTCAGCCGACTCCGGGTTCCGTCAATTACGGCAAGGATTTCTTCCTCTGGGTCAAGACACGCTTGATCGTGTACGGCGGAACCCGTCCGGACGCACACCTCCAGGTACGTGGCGAACCGTTCCCGCTGAACCCGGATGGCACGTTTTCTTTTGAACAGGATCTTCCGGATTCGACGCAGATCATACCGGTCTTTGCAACCGATAAGGATGGCGACTTCCCGACGACGATCGTTCCGGTTGTGGTGAAGCGTACCGAGTAA
- the thrC gene encoding threonine synthase, with the protein MKPFHAYFQNINGTDTYPLDEVIYRSKVDNSLLEVHHDREALAERSPEEWKKLFAERRMSFKPEDMSGIWSKREMVLPEMPVEDIVTMREGWSPLFDAAPLAKELGIKSLKVKLCGNSHTGSFKDLGMTVLVSQVNHIIKKQIHEIDAVACASTGDTSAALSAYCAKAGIPSIVFLPAGKTSTAQLIQPISNGSIVLALDTDFDGCMKIVQEVTKDNRIYLANSMNSLRVEGQKTISPEICQELGWKVPDVVIIPGGNLGNVSALAKGFEDCKAMGLINKIPRIVVAQAEHANPFYQAYERGFDKLVPVQAKKTLASAIQIGNPVSYPKAVRAIQNTNGIVVSVTEEELANAAHRADRIGLYACPHTGVALGGLEKLVAAGKIDKEEAVIVISTAHGLKFTEFKVGYHEQKLEGIQSKFANPIFKAPAEIGAVMDILKKEMANRRR; encoded by the coding sequence ATGAAACCTTTCCACGCATATTTCCAGAACATCAATGGAACTGATACCTATCCGCTCGACGAAGTCATTTATCGCAGCAAGGTCGATAACAGCCTTCTCGAAGTCCATCACGACCGTGAAGCCCTCGCAGAACGCTCCCCAGAAGAATGGAAGAAACTCTTTGCCGAACGTCGCATGAGCTTTAAGCCGGAAGACATGAGCGGTATCTGGAGCAAGCGTGAAATGGTTCTCCCGGAAATGCCTGTCGAAGACATCGTGACGATGCGCGAAGGCTGGAGCCCGCTTTTTGACGCAGCCCCGCTCGCCAAAGAACTCGGCATCAAGAGCCTCAAGGTCAAGCTTTGCGGCAATTCCCACACCGGCTCTTTTAAGGACCTCGGCATGACGGTTCTCGTAAGCCAGGTGAACCACATAATTAAAAAGCAGATCCATGAAATCGACGCGGTCGCTTGCGCATCTACCGGCGACACCTCTGCAGCTCTGAGTGCTTACTGCGCCAAAGCAGGCATTCCGTCGATCGTATTCCTCCCGGCAGGCAAGACGAGTACCGCTCAGCTGATTCAGCCGATTTCGAACGGCAGCATCGTGCTTGCCCTCGACACGGACTTTGACGGCTGCATGAAGATTGTGCAGGAAGTCACAAAGGATAACCGCATTTACCTCGCGAACTCGATGAACAGCCTCCGCGTGGAAGGCCAAAAGACGATTTCTCCGGAAATCTGCCAGGAACTCGGCTGGAAGGTTCCGGATGTGGTCATTATCCCGGGCGGCAACCTCGGTAACGTAAGCGCTCTCGCCAAGGGCTTTGAAGACTGCAAAGCGATGGGTCTCATCAATAAGATTCCTCGCATTGTCGTCGCTCAAGCGGAACACGCAAATCCGTTCTACCAGGCTTACGAACGCGGCTTCGACAAGCTCGTTCCGGTTCAGGCCAAGAAGACCCTCGCAAGCGCAATTCAGATCGGCAACCCGGTCAGCTATCCGAAGGCAGTACGCGCCATTCAGAATACGAACGGCATAGTCGTGAGCGTGACGGAAGAAGAACTTGCAAACGCCGCTCACCGCGCAGACCGCATCGGTCTTTACGCTTGCCCGCACACGGGCGTCGCACTCGGCGGTCTTGAAAAGCTCGTTGCCGCAGGCAAGATCGACAAGGAAGAAGCAGTGATTGTCATCAGCACCGCCCACGGTCTGAAGTTCACCGAATTCAAGGTCGGCTACCACGAACAGAAGCTCGAAGGCATTCAGAGCAAGTTCGCAAACCCGATTTTCAAGGCTCCGGCCGAAATCGGCGCTGTGATGGATATCCTCAAGAAAGAAATGGCGAACCGGAGACGCTAA
- a CDS encoding nucleoside recognition domain-containing protein has translation MVLNAIWLIFFFGAFIACFVQWIAFGDSGIFNKTILSAFDMSKTAFEISIGLTGILSLWLGIMKIGEKAGAIQVLAKIVQPLFTRLFPEIPKDHPVIGTMLMNISANMLGLDNAATPMGLQAMKQLQELNPNEDKSVASDSQILFLVLNASGLTLIPVSIMTYRAQMGAANPSDVFLPILLATFFSTIAGIIAISFFQKIKLKDPVTLLWLGGLCAGVIALLAYFSRLTAEALGTTSLFISGIVLFSVIVAFLGLAVYKKIRPYEAFIEGAKEGFHTAVMVIPYLIAILVGVAVFRASGAMDLVMNGISYLLNLFGIGNDVVPALPTAIMKPLSGGGARGMMIDAMKTFGADSFAGRLSSMFQGATDTTFYVLAVYFGSVGVRKTRHALTCCLISDLAGILSAITIAYLFFPPT, from the coding sequence ATGGTTTTGAATGCCATCTGGCTCATCTTCTTTTTTGGAGCTTTTATCGCGTGCTTTGTCCAATGGATTGCCTTTGGAGATTCGGGAATTTTCAACAAGACAATCCTTTCTGCATTCGATATGTCCAAGACGGCGTTTGAAATCTCGATTGGTCTCACAGGCATTCTGAGCCTTTGGCTCGGCATTATGAAAATCGGGGAAAAAGCGGGAGCCATACAAGTTCTTGCAAAGATTGTTCAGCCGCTCTTTACCCGTCTCTTTCCCGAGATTCCCAAGGATCATCCGGTCATCGGCACGATGCTCATGAACATCAGCGCGAATATGCTCGGTTTGGACAATGCGGCAACGCCGATGGGCTTACAGGCCATGAAGCAGTTGCAGGAGCTGAATCCGAACGAAGACAAGTCCGTTGCAAGCGATTCCCAAATTCTCTTTCTCGTTTTGAACGCAAGCGGTTTGACGCTCATCCCGGTCAGCATCATGACCTACCGTGCGCAGATGGGCGCCGCAAACCCGAGCGACGTGTTCCTTCCGATTCTTCTTGCGACTTTCTTCAGCACGATTGCAGGCATTATCGCGATCAGCTTCTTTCAAAAGATCAAGCTCAAGGATCCGGTGACGCTTCTTTGGCTAGGCGGTCTTTGCGCAGGCGTGATCGCACTTCTCGCCTACTTTAGCCGTTTGACAGCCGAAGCGCTCGGAACGACAAGCCTTTTTATTAGCGGGATCGTTCTCTTTAGCGTCATCGTTGCCTTTCTGGGCCTTGCGGTCTATAAAAAGATCCGCCCCTATGAAGCCTTTATTGAAGGAGCGAAAGAAGGTTTCCATACCGCAGTCATGGTCATTCCTTACCTCATTGCCATTCTCGTCGGCGTGGCGGTTTTCCGCGCGAGCGGTGCAATGGACCTGGTCATGAACGGCATCTCTTATCTGCTCAATCTTTTCGGCATCGGTAACGATGTGGTTCCGGCGCTTCCGACGGCCATCATGAAGCCGCTCAGCGGTGGCGGTGCCCGTGGCATGATGATCGATGCGATGAAGACTTTTGGCGCAGACAGTTTTGCAGGTCGCTTGAGCAGTATGTTCCAAGGCGCAACCGACACCACGTTCTACGTGCTCGCGGTTTATTTTGGATCGGTGGGCGTTCGCAAAACGCGCCACGCACTTACCTGCTGCTTGATTTCGGACTTGGCGGGCATTCTTTCGGCGATTACCATCGCCTATCTGTTCTTCCCGCCGACCTAA
- the pepT gene encoding peptidase T — MKILDRFLKYVSFTTTSDEASNTCPSTAQQLEFGKYLAEELKEIGLLRVKIDEHGYVYGMLPATAGHESDDAIGFISHMDTAPDFSGVNPKPQIFENYDGSDIVLQGTGDVLKVSEFPDLVTLKGRTLITTDGTTLLGSDDKSGITAIVTAMELLAESDRNGEGIPHGDIWVGFTPDEEIGRGADLFDLQYFKAKFAYTVDGSYEGEVAYENFNAATAIFKVRGKSVHPGNAKGIMKNASLMAAEIITALPKNETPAMTEGREGFYHLIDMRGDVSSATLTYIVRDHDRQMFEKRLKYLENLAVIFNSKFGGNSEDAILSLEIEPSYSNMMQVIEQYPQVLERARRAIQKEGLEPVSNPVRGGTDGARLSLMGLPCPNLGTGGYAYHGPFEHVTVEGIETVSRIILNIATAE; from the coding sequence ATGAAGATTCTAGATCGTTTTCTCAAGTATGTAAGCTTTACGACGACCTCGGACGAAGCTTCTAACACTTGCCCGAGTACAGCGCAACAACTCGAATTCGGCAAATATCTTGCCGAAGAATTAAAAGAAATAGGACTCTTACGGGTCAAGATCGACGAACACGGCTACGTTTACGGGATGCTCCCGGCAACGGCTGGACATGAATCGGACGACGCGATAGGCTTTATCAGCCACATGGATACGGCTCCGGATTTTTCCGGTGTGAATCCCAAACCGCAGATTTTTGAAAACTATGATGGAAGCGATATCGTTCTCCAAGGAACGGGCGATGTATTGAAGGTTTCGGAATTTCCGGACCTCGTTACGTTAAAAGGCAGAACGCTAATCACGACGGATGGCACAACGCTCCTCGGCTCGGATGACAAGTCGGGAATTACGGCGATTGTGACGGCGATGGAACTCCTTGCCGAAAGCGATCGTAACGGGGAAGGAATTCCGCATGGCGATATCTGGGTAGGCTTTACGCCCGACGAAGAAATCGGTCGCGGTGCGGACCTCTTTGATTTGCAGTATTTCAAGGCGAAGTTCGCTTATACGGTGGATGGCAGCTATGAAGGTGAAGTCGCGTATGAAAACTTCAATGCGGCGACTGCGATTTTTAAAGTGCGCGGCAAGAGTGTTCACCCGGGTAATGCCAAGGGCATTATGAAGAACGCAAGCCTCATGGCTGCAGAAATCATAACGGCGCTCCCGAAGAATGAAACTCCGGCGATGACCGAAGGCAGGGAAGGCTTCTATCATTTGATCGATATGCGGGGAGATGTTTCCAGTGCAACGCTTACCTACATCGTCCGCGATCACGATCGTCAGATGTTTGAAAAGCGTTTGAAGTATCTGGAAAACCTTGCCGTTATCTTCAATTCTAAGTTCGGCGGTAATTCGGAAGATGCAATTCTTTCGCTAGAGATCGAGCCTTCCTACAGCAACATGATGCAGGTGATTGAACAGTATCCGCAGGTGCTTGAACGTGCCCGCAGGGCGATTCAAAAGGAAGGTCTTGAACCGGTGAGCAATCCTGTTCGCGGTGGTACGGACGGTGCAAGGCTCTCCTTGATGGGATTGCCCTGTCCGAACCTCGGCACGGGCGGCTATGCGTACCACGGTCCGTTTGAACATGTAACGGTGGAAGGCATTGAAACTGTTTCGCGAATCATTTTGAACATCGCAACTGCAGAATAG
- a CDS encoding redoxin family protein, protein MKLRSIALVAATTALVACNTQKTENVKVGLNDKDEVKIAYMLGTQFGMQVQNITKNQLEFPLDEATFSAAVDDGYKMVKDTAFKIKYSDSVMTGIAMMMNSRARAFQALKMPLPPKKDSTDTAAAPKAPEKPAPLTAEQASDASYLLGVQFGAQIASLSEQSALDLDVAAFKQSMNDVRANAADSSKKLQLPQDTLNALGTRLREKIMEQRKAAIEKQKEEEKKLKESVAPLRGDTLSDGTQAKLNFKVKATGISVSAENLEAYAGKPLFVFYFSTTCGHCRHATPEIKAIANEFKDKGIKSIAVASGGNNKRDIRSYMEEFKLEEAGMDVFFDEAREFGELYSDGYVPKAYIVKEDGSLSTFKSFEAQKDSIKAELAKLAK, encoded by the coding sequence ATGAAGTTACGCTCTATCGCGCTTGTTGCTGCGACGACCGCTCTTGTTGCTTGCAATACGCAGAAAACTGAAAATGTAAAAGTGGGTCTCAACGACAAGGACGAAGTAAAGATTGCTTACATGCTCGGCACCCAGTTCGGTATGCAGGTGCAGAACATTACCAAGAACCAGCTCGAATTCCCGCTGGATGAAGCGACCTTCTCCGCTGCCGTGGATGATGGCTACAAAATGGTCAAGGACACTGCGTTTAAGATCAAGTATTCTGACTCCGTGATGACGGGTATCGCCATGATGATGAATAGCCGTGCTCGCGCCTTCCAGGCTCTCAAGATGCCGCTCCCGCCGAAGAAGGACTCGACGGATACCGCAGCCGCTCCGAAGGCTCCGGAAAAGCCGGCTCCGCTGACCGCCGAACAGGCGAGCGACGCTTCCTACCTTCTTGGTGTTCAGTTCGGTGCGCAGATCGCTTCGCTTTCCGAACAGTCCGCTTTGGACCTCGACGTCGCTGCGTTCAAGCAGTCGATGAACGATGTCCGTGCAAATGCGGCCGACTCTTCGAAGAAGCTCCAGCTTCCGCAGGATACGTTGAATGCTCTGGGCACACGTCTGCGTGAAAAGATCATGGAACAGCGCAAGGCTGCGATCGAAAAGCAGAAGGAAGAAGAAAAGAAGCTCAAGGAATCTGTCGCTCCGCTCCGTGGCGATACGCTCTCTGACGGCACTCAGGCAAAGCTCAACTTCAAGGTGAAAGCGACGGGTATTTCCGTGTCTGCAGAAAACCTCGAAGCGTATGCCGGTAAGCCGCTTTTTGTGTTTTACTTCTCGACGACCTGCGGCCACTGCCGTCACGCAACGCCGGAAATCAAGGCTATCGCCAATGAATTCAAGGACAAGGGCATCAAGTCGATCGCTGTGGCAAGCGGAGGAAATAACAAACGCGACATCCGCAGCTACATGGAAGAATTCAAGCTCGAAGAAGCGGGCATGGATGTGTTCTTTGATGAAGCCCGTGAATTCGGTGAACTCTACAGCGACGGCTACGTTCCAAAGGCTTACATTGTCAAGGAAGACGGCTCTCTCAGCACGTTCAAGAGCTTCGAAGCCCAAAAGGATTCGATCAAGGCTGAACTCGCTAAGCTCGCCAAGTAA
- a CDS encoding proline--tRNA ligase, with the protein MKLSKFFYTTLRETPSDATMPSHIFLMRGGYIKPLSTGIYSYLPMGFRVLKKIENLIREEMNSIDGIEVDLPVVQTAELWGESGRYTAIGEELLRFKDRNNHNMVLAMTHEEAMTDLVRYVVSSYKQLPFMLYQFKTKYRDEARARGGLIRVREFLMKDAYSFHTSQEDLDKHYELEYKAYQNIFRKVGIEPVIVQSDTGIMGGKVAHEFMLDTPNGEDYLILCKHCGYQANREIATFERKPFQGDANAALEKVATPNASTIEDLCKFLNVKGEQTAKCVFFDFNGKLVTCVIPGDLDVSEIKLHNLLKAKELYPAEEALIEKCGMVPGFASPIGAHDTIVIVDQALENAYDLVCGANEKGFHYVHFNPKRDMSGYQIADIAEAEEGCKCPKCGKPLSETRGIELGNIFKLGTKFSESMGATYLTPDGKSEPIIMGCYGIGVGRLMASVVENSHDDFGPIWPKAIAPFQVEIVNITKDNEIADKLEKELTDAGFEVLVDDRDERAGVKFKDADLWGIPLRIALGKKGLANGEVEWKPRAEKEMTMVKLEDVIAKVKEFYKD; encoded by the coding sequence ATGAAGCTCTCTAAGTTCTTTTATACCACGCTCCGCGAAACGCCGAGCGACGCCACCATGCCGAGCCACATCTTCCTCATGCGCGGCGGTTATATTAAACCTCTGTCCACCGGTATCTATAGTTACCTCCCGATGGGCTTCCGTGTCCTCAAGAAAATTGAAAACTTGATCCGTGAGGAAATGAATTCCATCGACGGTATCGAAGTCGATCTTCCGGTTGTGCAGACAGCAGAACTTTGGGGAGAATCGGGTCGTTACACGGCGATTGGCGAAGAACTCCTCCGCTTCAAAGATCGCAACAACCACAACATGGTTCTTGCGATGACCCACGAAGAAGCGATGACGGACCTTGTGCGCTATGTGGTTTCGAGCTACAAGCAGCTCCCGTTCATGCTCTACCAGTTTAAGACCAAGTACCGCGATGAAGCACGCGCCCGTGGCGGACTTATCCGCGTCCGCGAATTCTTGATGAAGGACGCTTACAGTTTCCACACTTCCCAGGAAGATTTGGACAAGCATTACGAACTGGAATACAAGGCTTATCAGAACATTTTCCGCAAGGTCGGCATTGAACCGGTGATCGTCCAGTCGGATACGGGCATTATGGGCGGTAAAGTCGCTCATGAATTCATGCTCGACACACCGAACGGCGAAGACTACCTGATTCTCTGCAAACACTGCGGCTACCAGGCAAACCGTGAAATCGCAACCTTCGAACGCAAACCGTTCCAGGGCGACGCCAACGCCGCTCTCGAAAAAGTTGCAACACCGAACGCTTCGACGATTGAAGACCTTTGCAAGTTCTTAAATGTGAAGGGCGAACAGACCGCCAAGTGCGTGTTCTTCGACTTCAACGGAAAGCTTGTGACCTGCGTAATCCCTGGCGACTTGGACGTTTCGGAAATCAAGCTTCACAACCTTCTCAAGGCGAAGGAACTTTACCCAGCAGAAGAGGCTCTCATTGAAAAGTGCGGCATGGTTCCGGGATTTGCAAGCCCGATCGGCGCACACGACACGATTGTCATCGTCGATCAGGCTCTCGAAAACGCATACGACCTCGTCTGCGGCGCAAACGAAAAGGGTTTCCACTACGTTCACTTCAACCCGAAGCGCGACATGAGCGGCTATCAAATCGCCGACATCGCCGAAGCGGAAGAAGGTTGCAAGTGCCCGAAGTGCGGAAAACCGCTCTCCGAAACCCGTGGCATCGAACTTGGAAACATCTTCAAGCTCGGTACCAAATTCTCGGAAAGCATGGGCGCCACTTACCTCACCCCGGACGGCAAGAGCGAACCGATCATCATGGGCTGTTACGGCATTGGCGTGGGGCGACTCATGGCATCTGTCGTGGAAAATTCCCACGATGACTTTGGACCGATCTGGCCGAAGGCAATCGCACCGTTCCAGGTGGAAATTGTAAACATCACGAAGGACAACGAAATTGCGGACAAACTCGAAAAGGAACTGACCGATGCAGGTTTCGAAGTCCTCGTGGACGACCGCGACGAACGCGCTGGCGTGAAGTTCAAGGACGCAGACCTCTGGGGCATTCCGCTCCGCATCGCTCTCGGCAAGAAGGGTCTTGCTAACGGCGAAGTGGAATGGAAGCCGCGTGCCGAAAAGGAAATGACGATGGTGAAACTCGAAGACGTCATCGCCAAGGTCAAGGAATTCTACAAAGACTGA
- a CDS encoding MATE family efflux transporter, producing the protein MADNVKDRGILSLSWPLIITFGIGVFQPMMDSWFLSRTSESAAAGVGALMPILGTIFMAIQAFSQAGASIASQFMGASANSHARTTISMVIIGSALLGIAMTMLVFPSSGWIVSAMGLSGNTAKFGMQFMQVVCFGFVFRALQTTLTAMIATHGLTIWNLIGNSITIAFNILLNIIFLNGMFGLPKMHVEGVALATALSWAFSSAVLWAVLKYKIHHKTKRLDIKRSRVLIGDWIRIGLPAAAEPVSFQLFQVFITAMVVHLGTMAVTARVFSANFAMFAIILGVGLGNGNQILVAHLVGAHDYKKANRRTYQSLIASCSAGFVIALIVALLGSHLLSLYTDNPDVIALGSACLWCDVVLQPFKSANVILTGSLRAAGDSKFPAIFGSLMMWTLGAGTALFLAFVLDLGLIGLWLGMASDEFYRSCANLWRWKSGRWKAATVV; encoded by the coding sequence ATGGCAGACAACGTCAAAGACCGTGGCATTTTAAGTCTCTCCTGGCCTCTGATCATCACCTTCGGAATTGGAGTTTTCCAGCCGATGATGGACAGTTGGTTCCTTTCGCGAACAAGCGAAAGCGCAGCGGCGGGCGTCGGCGCCTTAATGCCGATTCTCGGCACGATCTTCATGGCGATTCAAGCCTTTTCACAAGCAGGCGCCAGTATTGCTTCGCAGTTCATGGGAGCAAGTGCCAACAGCCATGCGCGAACAACCATTTCCATGGTGATCATCGGAAGCGCCTTGCTCGGCATAGCAATGACAATGCTCGTATTCCCATCTTCCGGTTGGATCGTAAGCGCCATGGGTCTTTCGGGCAATACAGCAAAATTCGGAATGCAGTTCATGCAGGTTGTCTGCTTTGGATTTGTTTTCCGCGCTCTGCAAACGACCTTGACTGCGATGATCGCGACACACGGCCTCACGATCTGGAACCTGATCGGAAATTCCATCACCATCGCATTCAACATTCTTTTGAACATCATCTTTTTGAACGGCATGTTTGGACTTCCCAAAATGCACGTGGAAGGCGTCGCCCTGGCAACGGCTCTCTCCTGGGCATTTTCCAGCGCTGTTCTTTGGGCAGTTTTAAAATACAAGATTCACCACAAAACAAAACGCCTCGACATAAAGCGTTCCCGCGTATTGATCGGAGACTGGATTCGAATCGGGCTCCCGGCTGCCGCAGAACCGGTGAGCTTTCAATTGTTCCAAGTGTTTATTACCGCAATGGTCGTGCACCTTGGAACCATGGCTGTTACAGCAAGAGTCTTTAGCGCAAACTTTGCGATGTTCGCCATTATTTTGGGAGTGGGCCTTGGCAATGGAAACCAGATTCTTGTCGCCCATCTTGTTGGCGCACACGATTACAAAAAAGCGAACCGTCGAACTTACCAATCATTGATCGCAAGCTGTTCCGCAGGTTTTGTCATCGCTTTGATCGTCGCCCTTTTAGGATCGCATTTGCTGAGCCTTTACACCGATAATCCCGACGTCATCGCCCTCGGCTCTGCATGCCTTTGGTGCGATGTCGTACTGCAACCGTTCAAATCGGCAAACGTGATTTTAACAGGCTCTCTCCGTGCCGCAGGCGATTCCAAATTCCCAGCGATTTTTGGAAGCTTGATGATGTGGACGCTCGGAGCGGGAACCGCCCTCTTCCTCGCATTCGTTCTGGACCTTGGATTGATCGGTCTTTGGCTCGGCATGGCGAGCGATGAATTCTACCGTTCCTGCGCAAATCTGTGGCGCTGGAAGAGCGGACGTTGGAAAGCGGCGACGGTCGTTTAA